One Streptomyces drozdowiczii DNA segment encodes these proteins:
- the metK gene encoding methionine adenosyltransferase — protein sequence MTTRLFTSESVTEGHPDKIADQISDAILDALLAQDPGSRVAVETLITTGQVHIAGEVTTSAYADVPGIVRKTILDIGYDSSAKGFDGTSCGVSVSIGAQSPDIAQGVDTAYEKRVDGSGDDALDQQGAGDQGLMFGYACDETPSLMPLPIDLAHRLSRRLTEVRKNGTVPYLRPDGKTQVTIGYLGSRPVRLDTVVVSSQHAADIDLDGLLTPDIREHVVEHVLNELADEGIKLETDDYRLLVNPTGRFEIGGPMGDAGLTGRKIIIDTYGGYARHGGGAFSGKDPSKVDRSAAYATRWVAKNVVAAGLATRCEVQVAYAIGKAEPVGLFVETFGTAKVAQARIESAIREVFDLRPAAVIRDLELLRPIYRQTAAYGHFGRELPDFTWERTDRVEQLKAAAGL from the coding sequence ATGACGACACGTCTGTTCACCTCGGAGTCCGTGACCGAGGGACACCCCGACAAGATCGCCGACCAGATCAGCGACGCGATCCTGGACGCGCTCCTCGCGCAGGACCCCGGCTCCCGCGTCGCGGTGGAGACCCTGATCACGACCGGGCAGGTCCACATCGCGGGCGAGGTCACGACGTCGGCGTACGCGGACGTACCCGGCATCGTGCGCAAGACCATCCTCGACATCGGCTACGACTCCTCCGCCAAGGGCTTCGACGGCACCTCCTGCGGGGTCTCCGTCTCCATCGGCGCGCAGTCGCCGGACATCGCGCAGGGCGTCGACACGGCCTACGAGAAGCGCGTCGACGGCTCCGGCGACGACGCGCTCGACCAGCAGGGCGCCGGCGACCAGGGGCTCATGTTCGGCTACGCGTGCGACGAGACGCCGAGCCTGATGCCGCTCCCGATCGACCTGGCGCACCGGCTCTCGCGCCGCCTCACCGAGGTCCGCAAGAACGGCACCGTCCCCTATCTGCGCCCCGACGGCAAGACCCAGGTGACGATCGGCTACCTGGGCAGCCGCCCGGTGCGCCTGGACACGGTCGTCGTCTCCAGCCAGCACGCCGCGGACATCGACCTCGACGGCCTGCTGACCCCCGACATCCGCGAGCACGTCGTGGAGCACGTCCTGAACGAACTCGCCGACGAGGGCATCAAGCTGGAGACCGACGACTACCGGCTCCTGGTCAACCCGACCGGCCGCTTCGAGATCGGCGGCCCGATGGGCGACGCCGGCCTCACCGGCCGCAAGATCATCATCGACACGTACGGGGGCTACGCCCGGCACGGCGGCGGCGCCTTCTCCGGCAAGGACCCGTCGAAGGTGGACCGCTCGGCGGCGTACGCGACCCGCTGGGTCGCCAAGAACGTCGTCGCCGCCGGCCTCGCCACCCGCTGCGAGGTCCAGGTCGCGTACGCGATCGGCAAGGCCGAGCCGGTCGGTCTCTTCGTGGAGACCTTCGGCACCGCGAAGGTCGCGCAGGCCCGGATCGAGAGCGCCATCCGCGAGGTCTTCGACCTGCGCCCGGCCGCCGTCATCCGCGACCTGGAACTGCTGCGCCCCATCTACCGGCAGACCGCCGCCTACGGGCACTTCGGCCGCGAACTGCCCGACTTCACCTGGGAGCGCACCGACCGCGTCGAGCAGCTCAAGGCCGCCGCCGGTCTCTGA
- a CDS encoding carbohydrate kinase family protein, translating into MRIAVTGSIATDHLMVFPGRFADQLIADQLAHVSLSFLVDDLEVRRGGVAANIAFGLGSLGLDPLLVGAVGSDFATYEVWLKEHGVDTGAVRVSDERQTARFSCITDQDDNQIAAFYAGAMAEAREIDLTAEADRAGGVGFVLVAPDDPAAMLRHTAACRTLGVPFAADPSQQLARLDRDEVRELVDGARWLFTNEYEAALLLERASWDRDDVLGRVGSWVTTLGARGVRIESAGAPALTVPGIAGVETADPTGVGDAFRSGFLAATVRGATPEQAARLGCAVASLALAAVGSQAYEPEAGRLLDILRRQYGSEAAAALAPVLGGAS; encoded by the coding sequence ATGCGTATCGCGGTGACAGGCTCCATAGCCACCGACCACCTGATGGTCTTCCCGGGCCGGTTCGCGGACCAGCTCATCGCCGACCAGCTCGCCCATGTGTCGCTCTCGTTCCTCGTGGACGACCTGGAGGTGCGACGCGGCGGTGTGGCGGCCAACATCGCCTTCGGGCTCGGCTCACTCGGACTGGATCCGCTGCTCGTCGGCGCGGTCGGCAGCGACTTCGCCACGTACGAGGTGTGGCTGAAGGAGCACGGCGTCGACACCGGTGCGGTGCGCGTGAGCGACGAGCGGCAGACCGCCCGTTTCTCGTGCATCACCGACCAGGACGACAACCAGATCGCGGCGTTCTACGCGGGCGCCATGGCGGAGGCCCGGGAGATCGACCTGACCGCTGAGGCGGACCGGGCCGGCGGCGTCGGCTTCGTCCTCGTCGCCCCCGACGACCCGGCCGCCATGCTGCGGCACACCGCGGCCTGCCGGACCCTCGGCGTCCCCTTCGCCGCCGACCCCTCCCAGCAGCTCGCCCGCCTCGACCGCGACGAGGTGCGCGAGCTGGTCGACGGCGCCCGGTGGCTGTTCACCAACGAGTACGAGGCGGCCCTCCTGCTGGAACGCGCCTCCTGGGACCGCGACGACGTGCTGGGCCGCGTCGGCAGCTGGGTCACCACGCTCGGCGCGCGGGGCGTCCGCATCGAGAGCGCCGGCGCCCCCGCCCTGACCGTGCCGGGCATCGCGGGCGTCGAGACCGCCGACCCGACCGGGGTGGGCGACGCCTTCCGCTCGGGCTTCCTCGCCGCCACCGTCCGGGGCGCCACCCCGGAGCAGGCGGCGCGCCTCGGCTGCGCGGTCGCCTCGCTGGCCCTGGCCGCGGTGGGGTCCCAGGCGTACGAGCCGGAGGCCGGGCGGCTGCTGGATATCCTGCGGCGGCAGTACGGCTCCGAGGCGGCGGCCGCGCTCGCCCCCGTACTGGGCGGTGCGTCATGA